The Thalassoroseus pseudoceratinae genome has a segment encoding these proteins:
- a CDS encoding PVC-type heme-binding CxxCH protein, translated as MVRWTFVLAGILTCVCADRLSAQSAMVKSPVPPKESIQHLEVHPNVHVELVACEPQIVDPVAIAFDASSGLYVVQMTDYPNGPADGEAPKSKIKYLQDKDDDGFFETAHVFADELLFANGVLPWRGGVIVTMAGEVAYFKDTDGDHKADVRETWFTGFAEQNPQLRANHPTLGIDGYVYIANGLRGGDVIARKKEWAKDAKPISLSGRDFRFDPLTGEYEAVTGIGQFGLTFDDYGRRFVCSNRNPCKHLVFEDHYLKKNPQLAISQTAHDVSPAAENSRVYPKVNAWTTSTLHSGQFTAACGVTVYRGSALPQFYGNSFTCEPTGSLVHRDVWSPMGATFNSTPGRKEVEFLASKDSWFRPVNLAHGPDGALYVCDMYRAVIEHPQFMPTELKTRRDLTNGDTRGRIYRLTKKPITTDEEDKPVTNLADFPSSKLVPLLDANTSQRETAVRLLVERQDKSIIPAVAKQLKTARKPAGRVAALSVLRSLGGLESNRNLVLSTIKSDKDRVAEIAVRFTEEWLSESDAELLGVIRDRAKTADPRLQFQIALSLSYAADDASDTLAEIALNNLRDDWIGSAVLIATKKPTELLTRITNSPRVGDADEFLSQLGNYIGRRNQPAETKQAFATISELSDDKLLVTQLQFLNGLASGLRSRGQRLPNVVKTLDEPLQERINAIASQALELAANSGATASVRQVAMDFLAQGLADADETLFKLATSREPQSIRMAAITVLGQRSSSRVAQLLKSGFAEQTPTLRSKILDAAITVPTATEVLLSQMEAQKIKPAELSVFQSRRLTSHRNPEIRKAFAKIVQAATPADRKQVLSDYQTALSLKADAAAGREVFAKNCATCHRIGKIGVNVAPDIADSRTKTPQYLLTNILDPNRAVDNNYFSFTVLTVEGQIYTGLVATETATSVTLKQPEGKTITLLRSDIEQMKSDGVSLMPVGLEKNITPQQMANLISFIKNWRYLDGDIPIDLPGE; from the coding sequence ATGGTCCGTTGGACGTTCGTCCTCGCGGGGATTTTGACGTGTGTTTGTGCTGATCGTCTTTCCGCTCAATCGGCAATGGTGAAGAGCCCGGTGCCGCCGAAGGAGTCGATTCAGCATCTCGAAGTGCATCCCAATGTGCATGTGGAGTTAGTCGCGTGTGAACCGCAGATCGTCGATCCGGTTGCGATCGCGTTCGACGCTTCCTCGGGGTTGTATGTCGTGCAGATGACGGACTACCCGAACGGTCCGGCCGATGGTGAAGCACCAAAGTCGAAGATTAAATATCTTCAAGACAAAGACGACGACGGCTTCTTCGAAACGGCTCACGTCTTCGCCGACGAATTGCTGTTTGCCAACGGCGTTTTGCCGTGGCGGGGCGGGGTGATCGTCACCATGGCTGGCGAAGTTGCCTACTTCAAAGACACCGACGGCGATCACAAAGCGGACGTGCGTGAAACATGGTTCACCGGCTTCGCCGAACAAAACCCCCAATTGCGGGCGAACCACCCGACGTTGGGAATCGACGGGTACGTTTACATCGCTAACGGTCTACGTGGCGGTGACGTGATCGCACGAAAAAAAGAATGGGCCAAAGACGCCAAACCAATTTCACTCAGCGGCCGCGACTTCCGTTTCGATCCACTGACCGGCGAATACGAAGCCGTCACCGGCATTGGCCAATTTGGACTGACATTCGATGACTACGGCCGACGATTTGTCTGTAGCAATCGAAACCCATGTAAACATCTCGTCTTCGAAGACCACTATCTGAAGAAGAATCCACAATTGGCGATTAGCCAAACCGCACACGATGTCTCACCAGCCGCCGAAAACAGTCGAGTCTATCCGAAGGTCAATGCCTGGACGACTTCCACCTTGCACTCCGGCCAATTCACCGCCGCCTGCGGGGTGACCGTTTACCGAGGAAGTGCATTGCCCCAATTCTACGGCAACTCGTTCACCTGCGAGCCGACCGGAAGTTTGGTGCACCGCGATGTTTGGTCGCCGATGGGGGCGACTTTCAACTCGACACCAGGACGCAAAGAAGTGGAATTTTTGGCAAGCAAGGATTCGTGGTTTCGCCCGGTCAATTTGGCTCACGGACCGGATGGTGCGTTGTACGTCTGCGATATGTACCGAGCTGTGATCGAACACCCACAGTTCATGCCCACGGAACTCAAAACGCGTCGCGATCTCACCAATGGCGACACTCGCGGTCGGATTTATCGGCTGACCAAAAAACCGATCACGACCGATGAAGAAGACAAACCCGTGACGAACCTCGCGGATTTCCCCTCTTCCAAACTGGTCCCGCTCCTCGATGCCAACACTTCGCAACGGGAAACCGCAGTGCGACTGCTCGTTGAGCGGCAAGACAAATCCATCATTCCCGCAGTGGCCAAACAGTTGAAAACCGCTCGCAAGCCAGCCGGCCGAGTCGCGGCACTCAGCGTGTTGCGGTCGTTGGGAGGGTTGGAGTCGAATCGCAATTTGGTTCTTTCGACGATCAAGTCGGACAAGGATCGCGTCGCCGAAATTGCGGTTCGTTTCACCGAAGAATGGCTGAGCGAATCCGATGCAGAGTTGCTGGGCGTCATTCGAGACCGTGCGAAAACAGCGGACCCGCGATTGCAATTTCAAATCGCGCTCAGCCTGAGTTACGCCGCGGACGATGCCAGCGACACCCTCGCAGAAATCGCGTTGAACAACCTTCGAGATGATTGGATCGGTTCCGCCGTTCTAATCGCCACGAAGAAACCTACGGAACTGCTAACGCGAATCACAAACTCTCCCCGCGTGGGCGATGCTGATGAATTCTTGTCTCAATTGGGTAACTACATTGGCCGTCGCAACCAACCCGCCGAGACCAAACAGGCGTTTGCAACCATCAGTGAATTGTCGGACGACAAATTGCTGGTGACGCAATTGCAATTCCTGAACGGACTCGCATCAGGATTGCGGAGTCGTGGGCAGCGATTGCCCAACGTCGTCAAAACACTCGACGAGCCACTTCAAGAACGCATCAACGCGATCGCTTCGCAGGCATTGGAACTCGCTGCCAATTCGGGAGCCACCGCGAGTGTTCGACAAGTCGCGATGGATTTCCTCGCGCAAGGGTTAGCGGATGCCGATGAAACGCTGTTCAAGCTGGCGACGTCTCGCGAACCGCAATCCATTCGGATGGCCGCAATCACCGTGTTGGGTCAACGCTCCAGTTCGCGGGTCGCGCAGTTATTGAAGTCAGGATTCGCTGAGCAAACTCCAACGCTACGAAGCAAAATCCTTGATGCCGCCATCACCGTCCCGACGGCCACAGAAGTCCTGTTGAGTCAAATGGAGGCCCAAAAAATTAAACCGGCGGAACTTTCTGTCTTTCAATCGCGACGTTTGACCTCACATCGGAATCCGGAAATCCGCAAAGCCTTCGCCAAGATCGTTCAGGCAGCAACCCCCGCAGACCGCAAGCAAGTTCTCAGTGATTACCAAACGGCGTTGTCACTCAAAGCAGACGCGGCTGCCGGACGAGAAGTGTTCGCGAAGAACTGTGCGACGTGCCATCGCATCGGCAAGATCGGCGTGAATGTCGCTCCCGACATCGCCGACTCTCGCACGAAAACTCCACAGTACTTACTGACAAACATTCTCGACCCCAACCGAGCCGTTGATAACAACTACTTCAGTTTCACAGTGCTGACCGTCGAAGGCCAAATCTACACCGGTTTGGTGGCGACCGAAACCGCGACGTCTGTCACCCTGAAGCAACCCGAAGGCAAAACGATCACGCTGTTGCGTAGCGACATCGAGCAGATGAAATCCGACGGCGTTTCTCTGATGCCAGTCGGTTTGGAGAAAAACATTACGCCACAACAGATGGCGAACCTCATCAGCTTCATCAAGAATTGGCGTTACCTCGATGGGGATATTCCCATCGACCTGCCAGGTGAATAG
- a CDS encoding BatA domain-containing protein, which translates to MNGLHLIFNESILGHSSFAVFAQAGFANWGMLGWAAVAGLPVLIHLLHRRRYKVTDWAAMQFLLQATRKHSRRIRLEQLLLLAIRVLILLLLVTALARPYMSALGSFFQSDAPTHRIVVVDTSMSLAHQSSEQSRFEQARELAREVISSSRQGDALNLVRMGTLPPTVLVQKPSYQKSQVLSEVDNLRQTHEVADVVTSLRDVETLLAEASAITQKEVVFISDFQQTSWQPEASGRQSQVGRTLKRLSEQARVFFLPVGQPDAANLAISSFSIVDPYVTTGRPANFRVTVSNHSLNSSGSRSVQLVVNDRVVASEQVDIAADDSATVDFETTFASAGEFRVEARFANEDALSVDDHRFLAVPVKEKLNVLLVNGRPAGRPRETATFYLQQVLQSSPETAIGMNATATQVIGDGELAAVDLSRYDCVFLCDVALITEQEATLLSRFVEAGGGLVICLGDRVQAANYNQTLFADGQGLLPAKLLETAGGTAEDDLDAIFQFDPIELKHPIVNAYLGNPGTGLEDTIVFKYFRTSIEDGMQVERVLNFTNGDAALLDRKVGWGRVILITTSVDDRWGLWPVQPNTSFPPIISETVRYVVAGRWAERNRQVGEPLTLTGYRSDRSAIVVAPDQTEATLQASSSENALQWDNTSLSGFYEFRIASTDRGAGWFAVNPDPSESQLHTVSKSTFEQELLPGAKFSYQPTWKEAPRVSQADDDGNGLIRWLLRAVLCLIFVEQLMAWRFGWGLVALLACIVCTVVRQAVFGPLAWGTAFGLVAILIILRVTMRSGKTGSVTSN; encoded by the coding sequence TTGAATGGGTTGCATCTGATTTTCAACGAATCGATCCTCGGCCATTCCTCATTCGCAGTGTTCGCTCAAGCCGGATTTGCAAATTGGGGAATGCTCGGTTGGGCGGCGGTGGCGGGGTTGCCGGTGTTGATCCACCTGCTACATCGTCGCCGCTACAAGGTAACCGACTGGGCCGCCATGCAGTTTCTGCTGCAAGCGACGCGAAAACATTCGCGACGTATTCGACTGGAGCAGTTGCTGCTCTTGGCGATCCGAGTGTTGATTTTGCTTCTGTTAGTGACAGCACTCGCTCGACCGTATATGTCGGCGTTGGGGTCATTCTTTCAGAGTGATGCACCAACACACCGCATTGTCGTAGTCGATACGTCAATGAGTCTCGCCCATCAATCCAGTGAGCAAAGCCGATTCGAGCAGGCTCGCGAACTGGCACGAGAGGTGATTTCGTCAAGCCGTCAGGGCGACGCCTTGAACCTTGTGAGGATGGGAACGCTTCCGCCGACCGTCCTGGTTCAAAAACCGTCGTACCAAAAATCGCAAGTGCTCAGCGAAGTGGACAACCTGCGTCAAACTCATGAGGTTGCGGATGTCGTTACATCGCTGAGAGACGTAGAAACCCTGTTGGCCGAAGCCAGCGCCATCACGCAGAAAGAAGTCGTCTTCATCAGCGACTTCCAACAAACCTCTTGGCAACCAGAAGCGTCAGGTCGGCAGAGCCAAGTTGGTCGGACGCTCAAGCGACTCAGCGAACAAGCACGAGTCTTTTTTCTCCCGGTCGGCCAACCGGATGCCGCGAACTTGGCGATTTCCTCGTTTTCAATCGTCGATCCCTACGTCACCACCGGACGACCGGCGAACTTTCGCGTCACAGTGTCGAATCACTCGTTGAACTCTTCGGGTTCCCGATCGGTACAATTGGTCGTTAACGACCGAGTGGTGGCCAGCGAGCAAGTCGACATTGCCGCCGATGATAGTGCCACCGTCGACTTTGAAACGACCTTTGCTTCGGCCGGAGAATTTCGCGTGGAGGCACGTTTCGCGAATGAAGATGCTCTTAGTGTCGATGACCATCGGTTTCTCGCGGTCCCCGTGAAAGAGAAATTGAACGTCTTGCTGGTGAATGGTCGCCCCGCGGGACGACCTCGCGAAACGGCGACATTCTACTTACAGCAAGTGCTGCAATCGTCGCCGGAAACCGCGATCGGCATGAACGCCACAGCAACTCAAGTCATCGGAGATGGCGAGTTAGCCGCGGTTGATTTGAGCCGATACGACTGCGTTTTCCTCTGCGATGTCGCCTTGATCACCGAACAGGAAGCGACACTTCTTTCGCGATTTGTCGAAGCTGGCGGCGGTTTGGTGATTTGCCTTGGCGATCGGGTACAGGCGGCGAATTACAATCAAACGCTGTTTGCGGACGGGCAGGGCTTGCTGCCGGCAAAGCTTCTCGAAACCGCTGGCGGCACGGCGGAGGACGATCTTGATGCCATCTTTCAGTTTGATCCCATCGAACTGAAACATCCAATCGTCAATGCCTATCTCGGCAATCCGGGTACAGGATTGGAAGACACGATTGTGTTCAAGTATTTCCGCACCAGCATCGAAGACGGCATGCAAGTCGAGCGTGTTCTCAACTTCACGAATGGCGATGCAGCGTTGCTGGATCGAAAAGTGGGTTGGGGCCGTGTCATTCTCATCACGACCTCCGTTGACGACCGCTGGGGACTTTGGCCGGTTCAACCGAATACAAGTTTTCCGCCGATCATCAGCGAAACCGTGCGATACGTAGTTGCAGGGCGTTGGGCCGAACGCAATCGGCAAGTTGGCGAGCCACTCACACTGACGGGATACCGCTCCGATCGTTCGGCGATTGTCGTCGCTCCGGACCAAACCGAAGCCACCCTGCAAGCCAGTTCCTCGGAGAACGCCCTACAGTGGGACAACACGTCGCTTTCCGGGTTCTACGAGTTCCGGATCGCCTCGACGGATCGCGGAGCGGGCTGGTTCGCGGTTAATCCAGATCCGAGCGAAAGCCAACTCCACACGGTTTCGAAGTCCACGTTCGAGCAAGAGTTGCTTCCAGGAGCCAAATTCTCCTACCAACCAACATGGAAAGAAGCACCTCGTGTCAGCCAAGCTGATGACGATGGAAACGGCTTGATTCGCTGGCTACTCAGAGCCGTTCTCTGTTTGATTTTCGTGGAACAACTGATGGCGTGGCGATTTGGCTGGGGATTGGTGGCGTTGCTTGCGTGTATTGTGTGCACAGTTGTTCGGCAAGCCGTTTTCGGCCCATTGGCTTGGGGAACGGCTTTCGGATTGGTAGCAATCCTGATTATTCTGCGGGTTACTATGCGGTCGGGGAAAACGGGTTCGGTGACTTCGAACTAG
- a CDS encoding M20/M25/M40 family metallo-hydrolase: MSRNWFRLLIGLWACLCVGQGGPSPVIAEELSATQKSLLDDLKYLASDDLDGRGVGTEGLNQAAEFVKKSFQEAGLKVDAVNGDAFQTFEITTGSKLGQPNKLTLTGPNDKTIELKLDEDFEVCSFGGSGKFDKPLVFCGYGIEHEKYNDFDGVELKDAIAIIMRRNPQQGKKGSPFAGVHGGVSRHAALSTKLSNAYQRGAAAVLFVNDPYSRASELSNLKDQLQKARAKRKELAQKIAEVSPDDEDAAKKLKQQQVDTQKQIRAVRQQIDKFDPDPLMEFGYGGDGKDKSIPVAHITQEVANRVLSASLGKTLSELETQIDEDLKPQSAILKGWKADGTVTVERVKSEIKNVIGVLEGEGPLKDETIVIGAHYDHVGMGGAGSLAPGSNEVHNGADDNASGTVALLELAERLANREEKPKRRLVFIAFTAEEIGLVGSARYCKEPVFPLKNTIAMFNMDMVGRLRDDSLTIFGTGTAKRWEKLLEPIGKDSGLKLTFKPEGFGPSDQSSFYAKKIPVLHLFTNTHRDYHRPSDDWDKINVSGIDRIVALLEKIVVATDNEPERPEYVQVKEKANPMRSGNRPYFGSIPDFANEIEGYALQGVSPGSPADKGGLKAGDVIVEFGDSKIGGLDDFDLALRKFKAGEQVAVVVIRDGKRVKLKVTLATPK, translated from the coding sequence ATGTCGCGAAATTGGTTTCGATTGCTGATTGGTCTGTGGGCGTGCTTGTGCGTCGGGCAGGGGGGACCATCCCCCGTCATCGCTGAGGAACTTTCCGCCACGCAAAAATCGCTGCTGGATGATCTGAAGTATCTCGCATCCGATGATCTGGACGGTCGCGGCGTGGGCACAGAGGGTTTGAACCAAGCCGCCGAGTTCGTCAAAAAGTCCTTCCAAGAAGCCGGGCTGAAAGTCGATGCCGTCAACGGCGATGCCTTCCAGACATTTGAGATCACGACCGGTTCCAAGCTCGGCCAACCAAACAAATTGACGCTTACCGGTCCGAATGACAAAACGATCGAACTCAAACTCGATGAAGATTTCGAAGTCTGTTCGTTTGGTGGTTCCGGCAAGTTCGATAAGCCACTAGTGTTTTGCGGCTATGGTATTGAGCATGAGAAATACAACGATTTCGACGGCGTTGAGCTAAAAGACGCGATCGCGATCATCATGCGACGCAACCCGCAACAGGGCAAGAAGGGCAGTCCATTTGCCGGTGTTCACGGCGGTGTGTCACGACATGCGGCGTTGTCGACGAAACTCAGCAACGCCTACCAACGTGGGGCGGCGGCGGTTTTGTTCGTGAACGATCCCTACAGCCGAGCGAGCGAATTGAGCAACCTCAAAGACCAACTTCAGAAAGCCCGCGCGAAACGAAAAGAACTCGCCCAAAAAATCGCGGAAGTCAGCCCCGACGACGAAGACGCTGCGAAGAAATTGAAGCAACAGCAAGTCGATACCCAAAAGCAAATTCGTGCAGTTCGGCAGCAGATTGACAAGTTCGATCCCGATCCGTTGATGGAGTTTGGTTACGGTGGCGATGGCAAAGACAAATCGATTCCAGTTGCCCATATCACGCAAGAGGTGGCGAACCGAGTATTGTCAGCCAGTCTCGGCAAAACACTCAGCGAGTTGGAAACCCAAATCGACGAAGACCTCAAACCGCAAAGTGCCATCCTGAAAGGTTGGAAGGCTGATGGAACGGTGACGGTCGAGCGAGTGAAATCGGAAATCAAAAACGTTATTGGAGTCTTGGAAGGCGAAGGACCGCTGAAAGACGAAACTATTGTGATTGGGGCTCATTACGATCACGTCGGCATGGGCGGCGCGGGTTCATTGGCTCCCGGCTCGAACGAAGTGCACAACGGAGCCGACGACAACGCCTCTGGCACGGTCGCTTTGTTGGAACTCGCCGAACGGCTGGCCAATCGTGAAGAAAAACCGAAACGGCGGTTGGTGTTCATCGCGTTCACAGCGGAAGAAATCGGACTCGTTGGTTCCGCACGTTACTGCAAAGAGCCGGTGTTCCCGCTTAAGAATACGATCGCGATGTTCAACATGGACATGGTTGGCAGGTTGCGGGACGATTCACTGACCATCTTCGGCACCGGAACCGCAAAACGATGGGAAAAGTTACTTGAACCGATCGGAAAAGATTCCGGCCTGAAGCTAACCTTCAAACCCGAGGGATTCGGCCCGAGCGATCAATCTTCATTCTATGCCAAGAAGATTCCGGTCTTGCACCTCTTTACAAACACACACCGCGATTATCACCGACCGAGCGACGATTGGGACAAGATCAACGTTTCCGGGATCGATCGCATTGTGGCGTTGCTGGAAAAGATCGTCGTCGCCACCGACAACGAGCCCGAACGCCCGGAATACGTGCAAGTCAAAGAAAAAGCGAACCCGATGCGGTCGGGGAATCGTCCGTATTTTGGCAGTATTCCGGACTTCGCGAACGAGATCGAAGGATATGCGTTGCAAGGTGTTTCACCGGGCAGCCCGGCGGATAAGGGTGGGCTGAAGGCTGGTGACGTGATCGTCGAGTTCGGTGATAGCAAGATCGGCGGACTTGACGATTTCGATCTCGCCTTGCGGAAGTTCAAAGCGGGCGAGCAAGTTGCCGTCGTTGTCATTCGGGATGGAAAACGCGTTAAGCTCAAAGTGACGCTCGCGACCCCCAAATAA
- a CDS encoding Gfo/Idh/MocA family protein: MNRRDILKSAALGLTATALPGAWLTSGAFAAPASSRRRVGLIGTGWYGKCDLTRLMQIEPVEVVALCDVDQKMLKEAGDLIASRQESQKTPKLYGDYRKMLADQEMDIVLIDTPDHWHALPMIAAAKSGADVWVQKPISVDVLEGKAMVDAARKHKRIVQVGMQRRSTPHLIEARDRVINEGLLGDIAQVETYCYYHMRAKANPPATQPPEWFDYDMWTGPAPMRPYTSLTHPRSWRAFWEYGNGIMGDMCVHMLDMVRWMLELGWPKRIASSGGILVDEKSIANIPDTQNAIFEYDDFDILWTHRSWGNPPDPEYPWGATLYGTKGTLKLSVNRYDFTPHGPGKKLHGDAVIELDKYPLDGPDKKLIRLEQHVASAIRGHMRDFLTAIDNRTNPVADIEQGHISAASCILANRSMQLGRSLVFDPEQHIVIGDEEATKLLQRPYREPWKHPHSNQ; encoded by the coding sequence ATGAATCGCAGAGACATTTTGAAAAGCGCCGCCCTCGGATTGACCGCGACCGCATTGCCGGGGGCATGGTTAACGAGTGGTGCCTTTGCCGCTCCCGCATCGTCGCGTCGCCGTGTCGGGTTGATCGGCACCGGATGGTATGGCAAGTGCGATCTCACACGTCTCATGCAGATCGAACCCGTTGAAGTCGTCGCGTTGTGTGATGTCGATCAGAAGATGCTGAAGGAAGCGGGCGATCTGATTGCCTCGCGACAAGAATCCCAAAAGACTCCAAAACTCTACGGCGACTATCGAAAGATGCTTGCCGATCAGGAGATGGATATCGTCCTCATCGACACGCCCGATCACTGGCATGCGTTGCCGATGATTGCAGCGGCCAAATCGGGGGCGGATGTCTGGGTGCAAAAGCCGATCAGCGTGGATGTTCTGGAAGGCAAAGCGATGGTCGATGCCGCTCGGAAACACAAACGCATCGTGCAAGTCGGCATGCAACGTCGCAGCACGCCACATCTGATCGAAGCCCGCGACCGCGTCATCAATGAAGGACTGCTCGGCGATATCGCTCAGGTCGAGACCTATTGTTACTACCACATGCGAGCCAAAGCGAATCCGCCCGCCACGCAACCGCCGGAGTGGTTCGATTATGACATGTGGACGGGCCCCGCACCGATGCGACCTTATACGAGTTTGACTCATCCGCGGAGTTGGCGGGCATTCTGGGAATACGGCAACGGCATCATGGGCGACATGTGTGTGCATATGCTCGACATGGTGCGGTGGATGCTCGAACTTGGCTGGCCAAAGCGTATCGCTTCCAGCGGCGGGATTCTCGTCGATGAAAAGTCAATCGCGAACATTCCCGATACGCAAAACGCGATCTTCGAGTACGACGATTTCGACATCCTCTGGACGCACCGCAGTTGGGGCAATCCGCCCGATCCGGAATACCCCTGGGGAGCCACCCTCTACGGCACTAAGGGCACGCTAAAGTTGAGTGTCAATCGCTACGACTTCACTCCCCACGGCCCCGGCAAGAAACTCCACGGGGATGCGGTGATCGAACTCGACAAATACCCGCTCGACGGACCGGACAAAAAACTCATCCGGCTCGAACAACACGTCGCCTCCGCTATCCGTGGCCACATGCGTGACTTCCTCACCGCCATCGACAACCGCACAAACCCCGTCGCCGACATCGAACAAGGCCACATCTCCGCCGCCAGTTGCATCCTCGCGAACCGCTCGATGCAGTTAGGTCGATCGTTAGTGTTCGACCCGGAACAACACATCGTCATCGGCGATGAGGAAGCGACGAAACTGTTGCAGCGACCGTACCGCGAACCGTGGAAACATCCACATTCGAATCAGTAG
- a CDS encoding SMI1/KNR4 family protein: MHNLACDPSTLAGPIDDRVVAELSKRYPLDPDFLACMATCHGGQPAIGTVKVNGQTYRVAEFLTLLDEQSKLEGDFRPHFERTGTDERVVKSIDSVMNTDGNTYVALFSDIVPFAATETGMCLDRGYVDLFCFDYRDQPTIPKVVLWESHNAMTAYFEWESLPFDQQFGDDDEFLNVNWDSFLVSIADSFRDFVNKLQPNSVNS; the protein is encoded by the coding sequence ATGCATAATTTAGCGTGTGATCCATCCACATTGGCCGGGCCGATTGATGATCGCGTCGTTGCGGAGTTATCGAAACGCTACCCGCTCGATCCTGATTTCCTCGCTTGCATGGCGACGTGTCACGGTGGGCAACCGGCAATTGGCACGGTGAAGGTCAACGGTCAAACTTATCGAGTCGCTGAGTTCCTCACATTGCTGGATGAACAATCGAAACTTGAAGGCGACTTTCGTCCGCACTTCGAGCGAACTGGTACCGATGAGCGTGTCGTCAAGTCGATTGACTCGGTGATGAATACCGACGGCAATACCTATGTAGCGCTGTTCTCGGATATCGTGCCGTTCGCCGCCACGGAAACCGGTATGTGTCTTGACCGTGGCTATGTCGATCTGTTCTGTTTTGACTATCGTGACCAACCCACGATCCCAAAGGTCGTGCTTTGGGAATCGCACAACGCAATGACTGCCTATTTCGAGTGGGAGTCGTTGCCTTTCGATCAGCAGTTTGGGGATGATGACGAGTTTTTGAACGTCAACTGGGACTCATTCCTCGTCTCCATCGCGGATTCGTTTCGCGACTTTGTCAACAAGCTGCAACCGAACTCAGTCAATTCATGA
- a CDS encoding DUF456 domain-containing protein produces MVYLWAVLLLVANLIAWVSTAFGLPGNWLIVLFTALYAYLQPVGQTPHVSWTVVIAILILAAIGEIVEFLAGAAGAAKQGGSRRGIIFSIVGTIVGSILGATVGIPIPVIGPIIGAVGGGAGGAFAGAYLGESSLERTTTERLAIGKGAMIGRLLGTASKLIVGVVMVIAVGFDSFLDLKQPPEPAANIEQNEHPSVGLCLNES; encoded by the coding sequence ATGGTCTATCTATGGGCCGTACTACTGCTCGTCGCGAATCTTATTGCATGGGTTTCGACGGCGTTCGGGCTGCCGGGAAATTGGCTGATTGTCCTGTTCACGGCTCTTTATGCGTATCTCCAACCTGTCGGGCAGACACCACATGTGAGTTGGACGGTCGTCATCGCCATTCTCATCTTGGCGGCAATCGGCGAGATCGTTGAATTTCTAGCCGGTGCCGCCGGAGCCGCGAAGCAGGGTGGCAGCCGACGCGGCATCATTTTCTCCATCGTTGGAACGATCGTCGGCAGTATCCTCGGCGCGACGGTCGGCATTCCAATTCCCGTGATCGGCCCCATCATCGGAGCCGTCGGCGGCGGTGCAGGCGGAGCATTCGCCGGGGCGTATCTTGGAGAATCCTCGCTGGAGCGAACGACCACCGAACGCCTCGCCATCGGCAAAGGAGCCATGATCGGCCGTCTGCTCGGCACGGCCAGCAAACTCATCGTCGGCGTCGTGATGGTGATCGCGGTGGGCTTTGATTCGTTTCTCGACTTGAAACAGCCACCGGAACCAGCTGCAAATATCGAACAGAACGAACACCCGTCGGTCGGCCTGTGCCTGAATGAGTCATGA